A genomic window from Aquabacterium sp. OR-4 includes:
- a CDS encoding class I SAM-dependent methyltransferase: MSDITRDMADYYRQRAAYYERVYFKPERQEDLRAMEAWLPTQFTGRRVLEVACGTGWWTPHGARDAAQWLATDLNPETLAVARRKALPACVQFAELDAYSFAQIEGQRFDAAFAGCWWSHVPLARLGGWLQALHARLEPGAQVVFLDNSHVQLSSTPISRTDADGNTYQNRTLDDGSVHEVLKNFPTAEDAIARLGPRARDAQWIAHTHYWVLAYTLA, translated from the coding sequence ATGAGCGACATCACCCGCGACATGGCCGACTACTACCGCCAGCGCGCCGCCTACTACGAGCGCGTGTACTTCAAGCCCGAGCGGCAGGAGGATCTGCGCGCCATGGAGGCCTGGCTGCCCACGCAATTCACCGGCCGGCGTGTGCTGGAGGTGGCCTGCGGCACCGGCTGGTGGACCCCGCACGGCGCGCGCGATGCCGCACAGTGGCTGGCCACCGACCTGAACCCCGAGACCCTGGCCGTGGCGCGCCGCAAGGCCTTGCCGGCCTGCGTGCAGTTTGCCGAGCTGGATGCCTACAGCTTTGCGCAGATCGAAGGCCAGCGCTTCGACGCCGCCTTTGCCGGCTGCTGGTGGAGCCATGTGCCGCTGGCCCGGCTGGGCGGCTGGCTGCAGGCACTGCATGCGCGGCTGGAACCCGGCGCGCAGGTGGTCTTTCTCGACAACAGCCATGTGCAGCTCAGCAGCACGCCGATCAGCCGCACCGATGCCGACGGCAACACCTACCAGAACCGCACGCTCGACGACGGCTCGGTGCACGAGGTGCTGAAGAACTTTCCCACGGCCGAAGACGCCATCGCCCGCCTGGGCCCGCGTGCGCGTGATGCGCAGTGGATCGCCCACACCCACTACTGGGTCCTGGCCTACACCCTGGCCTGA
- the glcF gene encoding glycolate oxidase subunit GlcF — protein sequence MQTHLAAEFQASHDGQAAEAILRKCVHCGFCTATCPTYQLLGDELDGPRGRIYLIKQVLEGATPTRATQQHLDRCLTCRNCESTCPSGVQYGQLVDIGRRIVEEKVERPMPERAVRWLLKEGLNSPLFGTAMALGRVVRPLLPAALKDKVPGAPHPRARLWPQREHPRKVLMLMGCVQPAMLPNINSATARVLDACGIQTLVADEAGCCGAIRSHLNDHAGGLADMKRNIDAWWPHVAGLSGQGKVEAIVMNASGCGVTVKEYGHALAHDPEYADKAAQISRLTRDVSELLPDLLPTLKSTLGARPRPAGAPGGGAPASPAGQGTCLAYHPPCTLQHGQQLKGGVEAAFRELGLSIQVAGQDSHLCCGSAGTYSVLQPELSHQLRDRKLGHLAELQPAVILSGNIGCIQHLQSGTATPVKHWVEWLDEVLA from the coding sequence ATGCAAACCCATCTCGCCGCCGAGTTCCAGGCCAGCCACGACGGGCAGGCCGCCGAGGCCATCCTGCGCAAGTGCGTGCACTGCGGCTTCTGCACCGCCACCTGCCCCACCTACCAGCTGCTGGGCGACGAGCTCGACGGCCCGCGCGGCCGCATCTACCTGATCAAGCAGGTGCTCGAAGGCGCCACACCCACGCGCGCCACCCAGCAGCACCTGGACCGCTGCCTGACCTGCCGCAACTGCGAGAGCACCTGCCCCAGCGGTGTGCAGTACGGCCAGCTGGTCGACATCGGCCGGCGCATCGTCGAAGAAAAGGTCGAGCGCCCGATGCCCGAGCGCGCGGTGCGCTGGCTGCTCAAGGAGGGCCTGAACTCGCCGCTGTTCGGCACCGCCATGGCCCTGGGCCGCGTGGTGCGCCCGCTGCTGCCCGCCGCGCTGAAGGACAAGGTGCCCGGCGCCCCGCACCCGCGCGCCAGGCTGTGGCCGCAGCGCGAGCACCCGCGCAAGGTGCTGATGCTGATGGGCTGCGTGCAGCCGGCCATGCTGCCCAACATCAACTCGGCCACCGCGCGCGTGCTCGACGCCTGCGGCATCCAGACCCTGGTGGCCGACGAAGCCGGCTGCTGCGGCGCCATCCGCAGCCACCTCAACGACCATGCCGGCGGCCTGGCCGACATGAAGCGCAACATCGACGCCTGGTGGCCGCATGTGGCCGGCCTGAGCGGCCAGGGCAAGGTGGAAGCCATCGTGATGAACGCCAGCGGCTGCGGCGTCACGGTCAAGGAGTATGGCCACGCGCTGGCGCACGACCCCGAGTACGCCGACAAGGCCGCGCAGATCAGCCGCCTGACGCGCGATGTGAGCGAACTGCTACCCGATCTGCTGCCCACGCTGAAGAGCACGCTGGGCGCCCGCCCCCGCCCGGCGGGGGCGCCGGGCGGTGGGGCACCCGCCTCACCCGCCGGGCAGGGCACATGCCTGGCCTACCACCCGCCGTGCACGCTGCAGCACGGCCAGCAGCTCAAGGGCGGCGTGGAAGCCGCCTTCCGCGAACTGGGCCTGAGCATCCAGGTGGCGGGCCAGGACAGCCACCTGTGCTGCGGCTCGGCCGGCACCTACAGCGTGCTGCAGCCCGAGCTGAGCCACCAGCTGCGCGACCGCAAGCTGGGCCACCTGGCCGAGCTGCAGCCGGCGGTGATCCTCAGCGGCAACATCGGCTGCATCCAGCACCTGCAGAGCGGCACGGCCACCCCGGTGAAACACTGGGTGGAATGGCTGGACGAGGTGCTGGCATGA
- a CDS encoding serine hydrolase domain-containing protein, whose translation MTRAPATTRRLATTRRLSITALLAAATLLAGCSSLPGWMILQGRSMITDHQHFDNAPIAAAATPRPLPEAPAALPWPDGMDDDAAARWLADNGTVALLVLRRGQLVAEHYFHGYQRDSLFTSFSAAKSVVSLMVGLAIADGHIAGVDEPITRHLPELRANDPRFGQIRLRHLLSMRSGIAFDESYNNPFAEAGRFYLRPDLNAEIRRLRIAGPPDQAYAYSSGDTQLLAMAVQRAVGQPFARYVEQRLWQPMGAAYPASWSLDSAASGVVRGFCCLNARAVDYARLGQLVLDGGQRDGRAVLPAEWLRQSTAAQQGLPGASDEAQRNIERRPWAPPAFYAWQWRRLAQPAVRGVPSEMLSPSPTLFAQGLHGQYIVVVPQADAVVVRLGRDRGPVNWARWLERMALGLP comes from the coding sequence ATGACACGCGCGCCGGCCACCACCAGGCGACTGGCCACCACCCGGCGACTGTCCATCACCGCGCTGCTGGCCGCCGCCACGCTGCTGGCCGGCTGCAGCAGCCTGCCCGGCTGGATGATCCTGCAGGGCCGGTCGATGATCACCGACCACCAGCACTTCGACAATGCGCCCATCGCCGCCGCGGCCACGCCCCGGCCGCTGCCCGAGGCGCCCGCCGCCCTGCCCTGGCCCGACGGCATGGACGACGACGCCGCCGCGCGCTGGCTGGCCGACAACGGCACCGTGGCGCTGCTGGTGCTGCGGCGTGGCCAGTTGGTGGCCGAACATTACTTTCACGGCTACCAGCGCGACAGCCTGTTCACCAGCTTCTCGGCAGCCAAGTCGGTGGTCTCGCTGATGGTCGGCCTGGCCATTGCCGATGGCCACATCGCCGGGGTGGACGAGCCCATCACCCGCCACCTGCCCGAGTTGCGGGCCAACGACCCGCGCTTTGGCCAGATCCGCTTGCGCCACCTGCTCAGCATGCGCAGCGGCATCGCCTTCGACGAGAGCTACAACAACCCCTTTGCCGAGGCCGGCCGCTTCTACCTGCGGCCCGACCTGAACGCCGAGATCCGGCGCCTGCGCATTGCCGGCCCGCCCGACCAGGCCTACGCCTACAGCAGCGGCGACACCCAGCTGCTGGCCATGGCCGTGCAGCGCGCGGTGGGCCAGCCCTTTGCGCGTTATGTCGAGCAACGCCTGTGGCAGCCGATGGGTGCCGCCTACCCGGCCAGCTGGAGCCTGGACAGCGCCGCCTCGGGCGTGGTGCGCGGTTTTTGCTGCCTGAACGCGCGCGCAGTCGACTACGCGCGCCTGGGCCAGCTGGTGCTCGATGGCGGCCAGCGCGACGGCCGCGCCGTGCTGCCGGCCGAGTGGCTGCGGCAGAGCACCGCAGCGCAGCAGGGCCTGCCCGGCGCCAGCGATGAGGCGCAGCGCAACATCGAGCGGCGGCCGTGGGCACCGCCGGCCTTCTATGCCTGGCAGTGGCGGCGCCTGGCCCAGCCCGCGGTGCGCGGCGTGCCCAGCGAAATGCTGAGCCCGAGCCCGACCCTGTTTGCCCAGGGCCTGCACGGCCAGTACATCGTGGTCGTGCCGCAGGCCGATGCGGTGGTGGTGCGCCTGGGCCGCGACCGCGGCCCGGTGAACTGGGCCCGCTGGCTCGAGCGGATGGCGCTGGGACTGCCCTGA
- a CDS encoding PEP-CTERM sorting domain-containing protein (PEP-CTERM proteins occur, often in large numbers, in the proteomes of bacteria that also encode an exosortase, a predicted intramembrane cysteine proteinase. The presence of a PEP-CTERM domain at a protein's C-terminus predicts cleavage within the sorting domain, followed by covalent anchoring to some some component of the (usually Gram-negative) cell surface. Many PEP-CTERM proteins exhibit an unusual sequence composition that includes large numbers of potential glycosylation sites. Expression of one such protein has been shown restore the ability of a bacterium to form floc, a type of biofilm.), producing the protein MSNPSSRATSRQLLLSRAVQAAALSTGLLAGQLASAAAPVTAMTQLNVYRDGSSADWVLGNSRWLGDGFDNGNLLVGPAFTGTATAASYQLLGVAAGADPALAAQESGSALRLDATQGDVASNALGAQGRSVRLRLLTNTSDPASGFAQSRSFAASLRLSLDSLPALGHTAGLRFADGFSNSNDYVELFVTGQTGGGAQVVLRKQDFALGAITVIGAATLAPVSGAAQLVLSLAHGAPDSPLLSGSFNFADASGALLSPSFIGLGSATAFNGELHTRLELRATAPVPEPADWALMLAGGGLLLAARRARRGA; encoded by the coding sequence ATGTCCAATCCATCCAGCCGCGCCACGTCGCGGCAATTGCTGCTGTCGCGCGCCGTGCAGGCCGCGGCCCTGAGCACCGGCCTGCTGGCCGGCCAGCTGGCCAGCGCCGCCGCGCCGGTGACGGCCATGACCCAACTCAACGTCTACCGCGACGGCAGCTCGGCCGACTGGGTGCTGGGCAACAGCCGCTGGCTGGGCGATGGGTTCGACAACGGCAACCTGCTGGTCGGCCCGGCCTTCACCGGCACGGCCACCGCCGCCAGCTACCAGCTGCTGGGCGTGGCCGCGGGGGCCGATCCGGCATTGGCCGCGCAAGAGTCGGGCAGCGCGCTGCGCCTGGACGCCACGCAAGGCGACGTGGCCAGCAATGCGCTGGGTGCGCAGGGCCGCTCGGTGCGCCTGCGGCTGCTGACCAACACCTCCGATCCGGCATCGGGCTTTGCCCAATCACGCAGTTTCGCGGCCTCGTTGCGCCTGTCGCTCGACAGCCTGCCTGCGCTCGGCCACACCGCGGGCCTGCGCTTCGCCGACGGCTTCTCGAACAGCAACGACTATGTCGAGCTGTTCGTCACCGGCCAGACCGGCGGTGGCGCCCAGGTGGTGCTGCGCAAGCAGGACTTTGCGCTGGGCGCGATCACCGTGATCGGCGCGGCCACCCTGGCGCCGGTGAGCGGCGCCGCGCAGCTGGTGCTCTCGCTGGCCCACGGCGCGCCGGACAGCCCGCTGCTCTCTGGCAGCTTCAACTTTGCCGATGCCAGTGGCGCGCTGCTGAGCCCCAGCTTCATCGGCCTGGGCAGCGCCACGGCCTTCAACGGCGAGCTGCACACCCGCCTCGAGCTGCGCGCCACCGCGCCCGTGCCCGAGCCCGCCGACTGGGCACTGATGCTGGCCGGCGGCGGCCTGCTGCTGGCGGCGCGCCGCGCCCGGCGCGGGGCCTGA
- a CDS encoding GH1 family beta-glucosidase, with translation MNTRPDAPVDAGLPAVRRSDFPADFRWGCATASYQIEGGVHEAGRGESIWDRFSHTPGKVKNGDTGDTACDHYHRWPEDLDLLQRLGANAYRFSIAWPRIQPTGRGAALQAGLDFYSRLVDGLLARGLQPWATLYHWDLPQALQDEGGWMARDSVARFADYADIVTRALGDRVKHWITHNEPFCTAFLGHQHGVHAPGVKDLGLALQVHHHLLLSHGRALPVIRANVADAQAGITLSLHPISPASPSAADVAAARRHDGGRNRLFLDPLFGRGYPADVIERLGPLAPRVVAGDLAEIAQRCDFLGINYYFPEVVADATHDAGHDPLKDPLATRVVDAPGVARTAFGWPVVPEGLTELLTRVHRDYAPPAIYITENGSTFDDQVQPDGAVHDPQRLAFLVRHLAAARDTLAAGVPLKGYFAWSLLDNFEWAEGYLRRFGLTHVDFATQQRTLKTSGQWYARFCRDSLPAAPGTAG, from the coding sequence ATGAACACCCGTCCTGACGCCCCGGTCGATGCCGGCCTGCCCGCCGTGCGCCGCAGCGACTTTCCGGCCGACTTCCGCTGGGGCTGCGCCACGGCCTCGTACCAGATCGAGGGCGGCGTGCACGAAGCCGGCCGCGGCGAGTCGATCTGGGACCGCTTCAGCCACACGCCCGGCAAGGTGAAGAACGGCGACACCGGTGACACCGCCTGCGACCACTACCACCGCTGGCCCGAAGACCTGGACCTGCTGCAGCGCCTGGGCGCCAACGCCTACCGCTTCTCGATCGCCTGGCCGCGCATCCAGCCCACGGGCCGCGGCGCGGCGCTGCAAGCCGGACTGGACTTCTATTCACGCCTGGTCGACGGCCTGCTGGCGCGCGGCCTGCAGCCCTGGGCCACGCTGTACCACTGGGATCTGCCGCAGGCCCTGCAAGACGAAGGCGGCTGGATGGCGCGCGACAGCGTGGCGCGGTTTGCCGACTACGCCGACATCGTGACCCGCGCGCTGGGTGACCGCGTCAAGCACTGGATCACCCACAACGAGCCCTTCTGCACCGCCTTTCTGGGCCACCAGCACGGCGTGCATGCGCCGGGCGTGAAGGACCTGGGCCTGGCCCTGCAGGTGCACCACCACCTGCTGCTGAGCCACGGGCGCGCGCTGCCGGTGATCCGCGCCAACGTGGCCGATGCGCAGGCCGGCATCACGCTGAGCCTGCACCCGATCAGCCCGGCCAGCCCCAGCGCGGCCGATGTGGCCGCCGCCCGGCGCCACGACGGCGGGCGCAACCGGCTGTTCCTCGACCCGCTGTTCGGCCGCGGCTACCCGGCCGACGTGATCGAGCGCCTGGGCCCGCTGGCGCCGCGCGTGGTGGCCGGCGACCTGGCCGAGATCGCGCAGCGCTGCGACTTTCTCGGCATCAATTACTACTTTCCCGAGGTGGTGGCCGATGCCACCCACGACGCCGGCCACGACCCGTTGAAAGACCCGCTGGCCACCCGCGTGGTGGACGCGCCTGGCGTGGCGCGCACCGCCTTCGGCTGGCCGGTGGTGCCCGAGGGCCTGACCGAGCTGCTGACCCGCGTGCACCGCGACTACGCGCCGCCGGCGATCTACATCACCGAAAACGGCTCCACCTTCGACGACCAGGTGCAGCCCGATGGCGCGGTGCACGATCCGCAGCGCCTGGCCTTTCTGGTCCGGCACCTAGCGGCGGCGCGCGACACGCTGGCCGCTGGCGTGCCGCTGAAGGGCTACTTTGCCTGGAGCCTGCTCGACAACTTCGAGTGGGCCGAGGGCTACCTGCGCCGCTTCGGCCTCACCCATGTCGACTTTGCCACCCAGCAGCGCACGCTGAAGACCAGTGGGCAGTGGTACGCGCGCTTTTGCCGCGACAGCCTGCCGGCCGCACCCGGCACGGCGGGCTGA
- a CDS encoding DMT family transporter → MWIGTLFALAAGLMWGLVFAGPQLLPDYPAAMQAFGRYIAFGLIAAPLAWIDRARMRELTRADWIEAAKLGLVGNIVYYLFLASAIQRAGGPLPTMIIGTLPVVIAISSNLRDARRDGRLPWLKLLPSLGLIGAGIACVNQVELQALRADPAGAELVSSGAYALGGALAVGAVACWTWYPMRNADWLRAHAERSPRAWATAQGLATLPLAALGFAAFWAWSAASGSTLAMPFGPRPGLYIGLMLAIGLLASWAGTLCWNEASQRLPTTLVGQLIVFETLSALAYAYVLRGRAPDALTLAGVALLVAGVMWALRVRPEPVAEASAHAA, encoded by the coding sequence ATGTGGATCGGAACCCTGTTTGCGCTGGCCGCCGGCCTGATGTGGGGCCTGGTGTTTGCCGGGCCGCAACTGCTGCCCGACTACCCGGCGGCGATGCAGGCTTTCGGGCGCTACATCGCCTTCGGCCTGATCGCCGCGCCGCTGGCCTGGATCGACCGCGCCCGCATGCGCGAGCTCACGCGGGCCGACTGGATCGAGGCCGCCAAGCTGGGCCTGGTGGGCAACATCGTGTACTACCTGTTCCTGGCCAGCGCCATCCAGCGCGCCGGCGGGCCGCTGCCCACGATGATCATCGGCACGCTGCCGGTGGTCATCGCCATCAGCAGCAACCTGCGCGATGCGCGGCGCGACGGCCGCCTGCCCTGGCTGAAGCTGCTGCCCTCGCTGGGGCTGATCGGCGCCGGCATTGCCTGCGTCAACCAGGTCGAGCTGCAGGCCCTGCGCGCCGACCCGGCGGGCGCCGAACTGGTGAGTTCAGGCGCCTATGCGCTGGGCGGCGCGCTGGCGGTGGGCGCGGTGGCCTGCTGGACCTGGTACCCGATGCGCAATGCCGACTGGCTGCGGGCCCATGCCGAGCGCTCGCCACGTGCCTGGGCCACGGCGCAAGGCCTGGCCACGCTGCCGCTGGCGGCGCTGGGATTTGCCGCGTTCTGGGCCTGGAGCGCGGCCAGCGGCAGCACCCTGGCCATGCCCTTCGGCCCGCGGCCAGGCCTGTACATCGGCCTGATGCTGGCCATCGGCCTGCTGGCCTCATGGGCCGGCACGCTGTGCTGGAACGAGGCCAGCCAACGCCTGCCCACCACGCTGGTGGGCCAGCTGATCGTGTTCGAGACGCTCAGCGCGCTGGCCTATGCCTATGTGCTGCGCGGCCGCGCGCCCGATGCGCTCACGCTCGCTGGCGTGGCCCTGCTGGTGGCCGGCGTGATGTGGGCGCTGCGCGTGCGGCCCGAGCCGGTGGCCGAGGCCAGCGCGCACGCCGCCTGA
- a CDS encoding PEP/pyruvate-binding domain-containing protein: MASTQYVYLFGSARAEGDATMKNLLGGKGANLAEMCRLGIPVPSGFTISTEACTAYTARGREAVLALIRGQVLEGVGFVEQEMGKRFGNAADPLLLSVRSGAHASMPGMMDTILNLGLNDEAVIGLAQRSGDARFAWDSYRRFIQMYGDVVMGLKPARKEDHDPFEVIIDMVKEKKGVRLDTELDAADLQELVARFKALIRARIGHDFPTDPWQQLWGAVVAVFESWNNERARVYRELNDIPASWGTAVNVQAMVFGNLGDSSATGVAFTRDAGTGEDLFNGEFLANAQGEDVVAGIRTPQQVTWPPRPRSRTTSRTCRTWSSRSSRAGCGCCRRATASAPARPWCASPSRCWARA; this comes from the coding sequence ATGGCCAGCACCCAATACGTCTACCTGTTCGGCAGCGCCCGCGCCGAGGGCGATGCCACGATGAAGAACCTGCTCGGTGGCAAGGGCGCCAACCTGGCCGAGATGTGCCGGTTGGGCATCCCGGTGCCCAGCGGCTTCACGATCAGCACCGAGGCCTGCACCGCCTACACCGCACGGGGCCGCGAGGCCGTGCTGGCGCTGATCCGCGGCCAGGTGCTGGAAGGCGTGGGCTTTGTCGAGCAGGAGATGGGCAAGCGCTTCGGCAATGCGGCTGATCCGCTGCTGCTGTCGGTGCGCTCGGGCGCGCACGCCTCGATGCCCGGCATGATGGACACCATCCTGAACCTGGGCCTCAACGACGAGGCCGTGATCGGCCTGGCCCAGCGCAGCGGCGATGCCCGCTTCGCCTGGGACAGCTACCGCCGCTTCATCCAGATGTATGGCGATGTGGTGATGGGCCTGAAGCCGGCGCGCAAGGAGGATCACGACCCCTTCGAGGTGATCATCGACATGGTCAAGGAGAAGAAGGGCGTGAGGCTCGACACCGAGCTCGATGCCGCCGATCTGCAGGAGCTGGTGGCGCGCTTCAAGGCGCTGATCCGCGCGCGCATCGGGCACGACTTTCCAACGGATCCGTGGCAGCAGCTGTGGGGCGCCGTGGTGGCGGTGTTCGAGAGCTGGAACAACGAGCGTGCCCGCGTCTACCGCGAGCTGAACGACATCCCCGCCAGCTGGGGCACGGCGGTGAACGTGCAGGCCATGGTGTTTGGCAATCTGGGTGACAGCAGCGCCACCGGCGTGGCCTTCACGCGCGATGCCGGCACTGGCGAAGACCTGTTCAACGGCGAGTTCCTGGCCAATGCCCAGGGTGAAGATGTGGTGGCCGGCATCCGCACGCCGCAGCAAGTCACCTGGCCGCCGAGACCACGCTCGAGAACCACTTCAAGAACATGCAGGACCTGGAGTTCACGATCCAGCAGGGCCGGTTGTGGATGCTGCAGACGCGCAACGGCAAGCGCACCGGCGCGGCCATGGTGCGCATCGCCATCGAGATGCTGGGCCAGGGCATGA
- a CDS encoding PEP-utilizing enzyme, translating to MQQGRLWMLQTRNGKRTGAAMVRIAIEMLGQGMIDEATALKRVDPERLNELLHPVFDRQALADARVIARGLPASPGAASGQIVFFADEAEAWARQGKAVILVRQETSPEDLRGMSVAKGILTARGGMTSHAAVVARGMGKCCVF from the coding sequence ATCCAGCAGGGCCGGTTGTGGATGCTGCAGACGCGCAACGGCAAGCGCACCGGCGCGGCCATGGTGCGCATCGCCATCGAGATGCTGGGCCAGGGCATGATCGACGAGGCCACGGCGCTCAAGCGCGTGGATCCCGAGCGCCTGAACGAGCTGCTGCACCCGGTGTTCGACCGCCAGGCACTGGCCGATGCACGCGTGATCGCCCGCGGCCTGCCGGCCTCGCCCGGCGCGGCCAGCGGCCAGATCGTGTTTTTTGCCGACGAGGCCGAGGCCTGGGCCCGGCAGGGCAAGGCGGTGATCCTGGTGCGCCAGGAAACCTCGCCCGAAGACCTGCGCGGCATGAGCGTGGCCAAGGGCATCCTCACCGCCCGCGGCGGCATGACCAGCCATGCCGCCGTGGTGGCGCGCGGCATGGGCAAGTGCTGCGTGTTTTGA
- a CDS encoding putative PEP-binding protein: MSGLPVTIRLLDPPLHEFVPHDEAGQRALAAEMGVSLGRIQARVEELHEANPMMGHRGCRLGISHPEITEMQARAVLEAALNARARGIAVQPEIMVPLVGTVREFNAQAAVIRRSAEAVFAERGERIAYQIGSMIETPRGALVADSIATQAEFFSFGTNDLTQMTLGFSRDDAGSFLPTYLAQGLYEHDPFRSIDQKGVGQLVQMAVAKGRGARPGMATGVCGEHGGDPASVAFFHQVGLDYVSCSPFRVPIARLAAAQAAVG, translated from the coding sequence ATGAGCGGCCTGCCGGTCACCATCCGCCTGCTCGACCCGCCGCTGCACGAGTTCGTGCCGCATGACGAAGCCGGCCAGCGCGCGCTGGCCGCCGAGATGGGTGTGAGCCTGGGCCGCATCCAGGCCCGCGTGGAAGAGCTGCACGAGGCCAACCCGATGATGGGCCACCGCGGCTGCCGTCTGGGCATCAGCCACCCCGAGATCACCGAGATGCAGGCCCGCGCGGTGCTCGAGGCGGCGCTCAACGCCCGGGCCCGCGGCATTGCCGTGCAGCCCGAGATCATGGTGCCGCTGGTGGGCACGGTGCGCGAGTTCAATGCCCAGGCCGCGGTGATCCGCCGCAGCGCCGAGGCGGTGTTTGCCGAGCGCGGCGAGCGCATCGCCTACCAGATCGGCAGCATGATCGAGACGCCGCGTGGCGCGCTGGTGGCCGACAGCATCGCCACCCAGGCCGAGTTCTTCTCGTTCGGCACGAATGACCTGACGCAGATGACCCTGGGCTTCAGCCGCGACGACGCCGGCAGCTTTTTGCCCACCTACCTGGCCCAGGGCCTGTACGAGCACGACCCCTTCCGCAGCATCGATCAAAAGGGCGTGGGCCAGCTGGTGCAGATGGCCGTGGCCAAGGGCCGCGGCGCGCGGCCCGGCATGGCCACCGGCGTGTGCGGCGAGCATGGCGGCGACCCGGCTTCGGTGGCCTTCTTCCACCAGGTGGGGCTGGACTACGTGAGCTGCTCACCCTTCCGCGTGCCGATTGCGCGGCTGGCGGCGGCGCAGGCGGCGGTGGGCTGA